The genomic region CGATGTCTTTGTCATCCTGAACCCGGATGTGGTTCCCGGGGAGGGGGCGGTTGCCCGGCTGGCTTCGGCAGCCCGCAGCCACCCGGAGTACTTCCTCTTGGGCGGCACCATTGTGGACAGAAGCGGCGCGGTGAATCGCTGCAGCGCGCGTCGCCGCCCGGAGGTTCGGGACATTCTGCGGGAGGGGTTCTTTCTCCCGCGCAGGAGGAGCGCGGAAGTCCGCCGCGTGATCGCCGGGGAGAGCGGCGTGATCTCGACGGACCTGGTCTCGGGGGCGGCCATGGCCGTTCTTCGCACGAACCTCGTCGCGCTCGGTCCCATGGACGAGGACTACTTTCTCTACCAGGAAGATGTGGAGTGGTGCGACCGTGCGCGGGCGACGGGGGGGCGCGTGGGGGTGGTGCCGGATGCGCGGTTCGCTCACGAAGGGGGGGCGTCCACCCGCCAGAATGAGGCGGCACCCTTTGCCGCCCGGGTGCTGTCCGACTACCAGTACTTCATCGAATCTCGCGGAGTGCCGGAGAGTCGGTTGCGCTTTCGGTGGCTGTGGCGACTGGGCTTTCGCGCGCACCTCTACCGCGCCGACGCGAAGTTCGGCATTCTGGGCGGCCGCGGGAACTCTCCGGAGCGCGCCCGGATCTACCGGGACCTTCGCGACGCACTGCGGGGCTTTCGCTGGTCGACAGTGGAGGGCGCGCAGAACGCCCATCCGGATCGCCTTCGAAGCGGGGTCACGGAATGATCCGTCGAATCGCACTTCTCGGGTCGGCGGGCTCGGTCCATGTCGTTCGCTGGGCGAACGCGCTGGCCTCGCGCGGGCGGGAGATCCACCTGATCAGCATGCATCCGCCTTCTCCGTCCCTGCGCCCGGAAGTCCACATACATCCCCTTCCCGTGCCTGCGCCCGCCGGATATGTGCTGAACGCGCGAAGCGTCCGCGCGGCCCTCCGGACGATCAGGCCGGAAGTCCTGAACACGCACTTCGCCAGCGGATACGGAACACTGGGGAGGTTGTCGCGCTTTCACCCGCACGCCCTGTCTGTGTGGGGCAGCGACATCGAGTACTTCCCGAACCGGTCCCGGATTCACCGCCGGATCCTGTGCGCCAACCTGGCCTCGGCCGACCGGATCTTCGCGACCAGCCAGGCACTCTTGCGCGGCGTTCGCGATCTTGCCCCCGGGGTTCCCGCAACGCAGACCCCCTTCGGCGTGGATGTGGGTCGTTTCTCGCCACGCACCAAAGCGGAGCCGGGCGGGAGCGTCACGGTGGGGACGGTGCGATCGCTCAAGCCGGTCTACGGGATTGACCTGCTGCTCCGGGGATTTGCGCGGGCCGTGGAGACTCTTCGCCGGACACGAGATCCGGCCGGAGACCGCATGCGGCTTCGGGTCGTGGGGGGCGGACCGGAAGCGGCGGCGCTTCAATCGCTGGCGCGGGAACTGGGCATCTCTGACCGAACGGAGTTTCGGGGGCGCATCTCCCACGATCGGATTCCGGAGGAACTGCACGGCTTCGATGTGTTCGTGGCGCCGAGCCGTCGCGAAGGCCTGGGCGTTGCGGTTCTGGAGGCCGCGGCGTGCGGGGTTCCCGTGGTCGCCTCGCGGGTGGGGGGGCTTCCGGAAACGGTCGATGACGGCCGGTCCGGCATCCTCCTTGAACCGGAAGATGTGGACGCGCTCGCCACCGCCCTCATTCAGCTCTGCACGGACGCGGGCCTGCGTGCCCGCATGGGTCGCCATGGGCGCGAATGGGTGCTCGACCGGTTTGCCTGGGAAGACTGCATCTCCACCATGGAAGACGCGCTGGAACTCGTCGGGCGTTCACACGGAGAGGGCGAGTGAGGATTCTCTACATCTCCCAGTACTTCCCGCCCGAAGTGGGCGCGACCCAGTCCCGGGCACACGCCATGGCGCGCGGGTTGGTACAGGCCGGACACAGGGTCACCATGTTGACCGAGTTTCCCAACCACCCGACCGGAGTCATTCCGCCCGGGTATCGCGGCAAGCTCTTCGAGAGGGACACGCTGGACGGAATCGACATCCTGCGCGTGCGGGTTCTCGCGTCGCCCCGCCCGGGTTTTGTCCGCAGGATGTTGTTCTACCTGAGCTTCATGGTGATGGCGGCCTTTGCGGGTGTGGCCGTGGCGCGCGGCCGGTTCGATGTCGTCTATGTCACCTCCCCGCCACTCTTCGCGGGGGCGTCCGCGCTGGTCGTTCGCGCCCTACGCCGCATCCCGATGGTGATGGAGGTGCGCGACCTGTGGCCCGAGTCGGCGGTGCAGTTGGGAGAACTGCGCGAAGGGTTCGCGTGCCGGATGGCGGAGCGACTCGAAGCGGCGTGCTATCGACACTCCCGGCGGGTGGTGGCGGTCACGGAGGGAATCCGGACGGCTCTGCAGGAAAAGGGCGTGCCGGACGCGCGGATCATCAGCATCCCGAATGGCGCGGACACGGACCTCTTCCGTCCGCACTCCCGGGCGAAGCGCCGCGAGGAGTGTCCGCTCGATCTGGAACCGGACGACTTTGCGGTTGTCTACACCGGGTTGCACGGCCTGGCCCACGGGCTGGAGACGATCCAGGACGCGGCGGAGATCCTGCGGGAGGAACGCACGATCCGCTTTGTGTTCGTGGGAAGCGGCCCCCGAAAGGCCGCGCTGGTGGAGAGGGCGCGGGGGCGCGGGTTGGATCAGGTCTCGTTTTTCGACGAAGTGCCGGAAGCCGACCTTCCGCACATTCTTGCGCGTGCGGATGTGGGGATCGACACGCGAAGAAAGCTTGGAATCACAACCGGAACCCTCCCGGCGAAGATGTTCAACTACATGGCGTGCGAGTGCCCGGTGCTTCTGGCCATCGAGGGCGAAGCGGCGGAGATGCTTGCCGGAGCCCGTGCGGGAGTCGCGGTGCCCCCCGAAGATCCGGAGGCGCTGGCCGGAGCGATCCTTCGACTTCGCTCGGATGCCGAGCGAAGGGTCCGTCTGGGGAAGAACGGCCGGGAGTTCGTGTTGAAGCACCACTCCCGTTCGGCCCTCGCCCGGAAACTGGAGTCGGTGTTGCGAGAGGAAACGGGTTTCTGATTGCGGTCCCGAACAGGCGGCCTCCTCCCTTGCCATGGTAGCGAAGACGCGTAGATTCGGTCGGGCGGGGTTTCGGGAGCAGCGCTCCGGGGTCCGGGACACCCGGTCGCCACGGAGTCCCGGACCGCGCCCGGTTCTTCCCGGGGAGGGGCAGGATGAACACACAGGAACTCTATCGCAGCAAAGTGGTCACCGCGCAGGAGGCCCTCCACAATGTACTGTCCGGATGTCGTGTGTTTGTCGGGTCAGGGTGCGCGGAACCGCAGTGTCTCGTGCAGGAACTCATCCAACAGGCGGGTCGCCTTCGAGACATCGAGGTGGTCCACCTCCTGACACTGGGCATCGCGGGGTATGTCGACGAGGACTTCTTCGGGCACTTTCGCCACAACGCGTTCTTTATCGGCTCGAATGTCCGCAAGGCGGTCCGGGAGGGTCGCGCGGATTACACCCCGATCTTCCTGAGCGAGATTCCGGAACTGATCACCTCGGGCCAGCGACCGATCGATGTTGCGCTGCTGCAACTGTCCCCGCCCGACCGGCACGGATACTGCAGTCTGGGCATCCATGTGGACATCCAGCAGGCGGCCGTCCGGACAGCCCACCATGTGATTGCGGAGATCAACCCGAACATGCCGCGCACTTTCGGGGACACCATCATCCATCTGGATGACATTGACGCCTGCGTGGAGGTTTCGGACCCCATTCTGGAACTCCCCGTCCCGGAGACCCCGGACGATGTTTCCATACAGATCGGCGGCCATGTGGCGCAACTCGTGGACCACGGGAGTTGCCTGCAACTTGGAATCGGGAGCATTCCGAACGCGGTTCTTCGGTTCCTGGGGGAAAAGTCGCACCTCGGAGTTCATACGGAGATGTT from Gemmatimonadota bacterium harbors:
- a CDS encoding glycosyltransferase family 2 protein, with the protein product MTVSLILVNYNGGSELAGHLERLARGPCAEESEILVVDNGSDDGSGQLAAQRRIPGVRVLIERENRGYAAGVNRGLREATGDVFVILNPDVVPGEGAVARLASAARSHPEYFLLGGTIVDRSGAVNRCSARRRPEVRDILREGFFLPRRRSAEVRRVIAGESGVISTDLVSGAAMAVLRTNLVALGPMDEDYFLYQEDVEWCDRARATGGRVGVVPDARFAHEGGASTRQNEAAPFAARVLSDYQYFIESRGVPESRLRFRWLWRLGFRAHLYRADAKFGILGGRGNSPERARIYRDLRDALRGFRWSTVEGAQNAHPDRLRSGVTE
- a CDS encoding glycosyltransferase, with amino-acid sequence MIRRIALLGSAGSVHVVRWANALASRGREIHLISMHPPSPSLRPEVHIHPLPVPAPAGYVLNARSVRAALRTIRPEVLNTHFASGYGTLGRLSRFHPHALSVWGSDIEYFPNRSRIHRRILCANLASADRIFATSQALLRGVRDLAPGVPATQTPFGVDVGRFSPRTKAEPGGSVTVGTVRSLKPVYGIDLLLRGFARAVETLRRTRDPAGDRMRLRVVGGGPEAAALQSLARELGISDRTEFRGRISHDRIPEELHGFDVFVAPSRREGLGVAVLEAAACGVPVVASRVGGLPETVDDGRSGILLEPEDVDALATALIQLCTDAGLRARMGRHGREWVLDRFAWEDCISTMEDALELVGRSHGEGE
- a CDS encoding glycosyltransferase family 4 protein, producing MRILYISQYFPPEVGATQSRAHAMARGLVQAGHRVTMLTEFPNHPTGVIPPGYRGKLFERDTLDGIDILRVRVLASPRPGFVRRMLFYLSFMVMAAFAGVAVARGRFDVVYVTSPPLFAGASALVVRALRRIPMVMEVRDLWPESAVQLGELREGFACRMAERLEAACYRHSRRVVAVTEGIRTALQEKGVPDARIISIPNGADTDLFRPHSRAKRREECPLDLEPDDFAVVYTGLHGLAHGLETIQDAAEILREERTIRFVFVGSGPRKAALVERARGRGLDQVSFFDEVPEADLPHILARADVGIDTRRKLGITTGTLPAKMFNYMACECPVLLAIEGEAAEMLAGARAGVAVPPEDPEALAGAILRLRSDAERRVRLGKNGREFVLKHHSRSALARKLESVLREETGF